In Saprospiraceae bacterium, the sequence CTTGTTTTTATACTCCAGGTAATGAATTGAACCATAAAACTGATTAGACAAATATCTCCTGCGGACAAGGTTTTTAGCATCATTACCTGGTAGGTTATATTCAGCTGGTATTTGATCTGCCTTGTATTCTTCATAGTATCCGGAGCCAGGGGTAAAGTGCAATGTATTTTGCAAGGTCCATGAATTAGAAAGCTGCTCGAGATGTAAAAATTGAATATGGGTCTGTCGGTAGTCATCAACCTGGTTTTCATATGGTGACCCTGGTCTTTCAGTCCCGGCAGAATTGAATTTGCGATTACCATTGATCACATATTGAATCGGCACGCCATACCATGCCTGGTAGGTTTTTTCATGGCCATCAAAAAGGTGCAACCTAAATGATCTTTTATTGCTGATTTGTGATATTGAAAGGCCTCCTGACAATAAGGCTGCACTGGCACGATCTATATATCCATCTGACCTCAACCATGATAATCTTCCCTGGATGCTTAGATGATGCTTCATCAATCCTGTACCGGCATTTATGCTCGATTTAAAGGTATTGAATGAGCCGATCGTGGACTCCAGGTTGAGGTAAGGGTCAGTAGAAAAACGGTTGGTATTGATTAAAATAGACGAACCGAAAGCTACCTGGCCAGCCCCGGACAATCCCATGCCCCGCTGCACCTGAATCTCAGAAGCGGAGGCAGCCAGATCAGGCAGATCCACCCAAAATACTGCCTGAGACTCCGCATCATTGAGCGGCACACCATTGATCAATACATTGGTCTGGGTAGGATCAAGGCCCCGGATCCTCATGCCCGTATATCCAATACCATTGCCAGCATCGGACGAACTCACGGTAGATGGTAGTGACTGGAGTATATATGGAATGTCCTGACCTAAATTTTTGCTATCGATATCACGAATATCCAGAGTGGTATGAGTGATAATCGATCGGGGTTTAGCCCAGGTAGAAATAATTTGAGCTCCCTCCAATTCATGAATAGCCTCTTTCAGTACGACCTGGATAGTGGTTTGGGGTTGAGCATCAATAAAGACATGGGTAGATTGAAAAGCTATATGTCTCAAATGAACGGTGTCCTTACGCGATGGGCCTGGCTCCCAATAGATCGTGCCTGAATCAATGGAAATTTTGAAAGCAAGACTTGCACTTGAAGCTGTAACTCCTTGTATCGGTTTACCATTAGCATCTTTGATGACAAGAGTCAACACCGACTGACCCGAAAGATAAATACAGAATAGAAAAAAACTTAAACCCAAAAAAAATCTAAAGCTCATAGAATCAAAATAAAATAGATATTCGGAGCTTTATCATCCATTCCTCTCTGGCATTACCCAGCAGGTTCGACGGGTATCATCTCAGCCTTGATCCTTGATCAGTAGGCACCCCGAATATTTGTGAGATAAGCAAAATTAACCCAAAAATTCATTAGGGATGAATTTTTTATCCTCAGACTCCGTCAGAGGTTAATCCTAATATTGATTACGAAATAAATTCTTTCATCAAAAAATTCACAATTCATTCATAATCAATCATCAGATCGTTCATAGAAATTCAAATGAACGATCTCCGATTAATTCTAATCTCTAATATGCGCCAATATTTGCATGCCAATAGCAGTCCTGGCAGGTCCATCCCCTTCGATAATGGTAAATGGACTGCCTATCAATTTTAGCATTTTGATGTACTCCTGAAATAACCTCTCCCTGTCAAAAGGATTTACTCTCAGCGGATCAGGTGCCCAGGGTATATCAGGTGTACATACAAAAGTATGAGTGTAGCGATGATGGTTTGTTAAAGCAGTTAAGGCTTGTGGTACAAAACCAAATTTGTCCTGACTCCAAATATTCAACACGATCATATCAGTGTCGCAAATGATATCTGTCCCCATCTGCATCGCTTGATTCTCTAGTTCTATTTGCCGCTGGGCCAATAAGATCAAATCCCTGGCACTATCAATAACATTGCCAAGAGAAAGGAAGGTACGGGCATACTCCTCTACCAATGGCAACTGACTAGAGAATGAAAGCTGACTGGCCAGAGTAGTCTTACCACTCGATTCAGGGCCGGTGATGCTATATCGATTGATTTTATTTGATTGTTAAAATGTCAACAAAAATAATCGTGAATCTCTTCATTTTTTCTTCCATTTTTACAGTTTAAATTTTTATGCAAGATATAGAACCATTTTTTAGATGGCGTGACCAGTATATCACCTCAGAAGATATGAGGTCTCCTTTTTATGGTACACAAAACAGTGAGTTCCAGTATACCAATGCTATATACAATTATTATATCCACCCCCAGTGGGATGATATGGACTCTGAGACTTTATACCTCAAGATTCTTTTCGTTGATTATATAGAACAATATGCTATTATCGAATTTATAGGTGAATGGAATGACGCTATTCAAAACGATATTATGTATCTTAAAAGGAAAGTCATCGAAAAGCTAATGAAACACCACATTAAATACTTTGTTCTGATCCTGGACAATGTGCTTAATTTTCATAGTTCTGATGATTGTTATTATGAAGAATGGTATGAAGAAGTATCTGAGGAAGGTGGATGGATCGTCATGCTGGGGACTATGAATCATGTA encodes:
- a CDS encoding ATP-binding protein, which gives rise to MNRYSITGPESSGKTTLASQLSFSSQLPLVEEYARTFLSLGNVIDSARDLILLAQRQIELENQAMQMGTDIICDTDMIVLNIWSQDKFGFVPQALTALTNHHRYTHTFVCTPDIPWAPDPLRVNPFDRERLFQEYIKMLKLIGSPFTIIEGDGPARTAIGMQILAHIRD
- a CDS encoding TonB-dependent receptor, which encodes MSFRFFLGLSFFLFCIYLSGQSVLTLVIKDANGKPIQGVTASSASLAFKISIDSGTIYWEPGPSRKDTVHLRHIAFQSTHVFIDAQPQTTIQVVLKEAIHELEGAQIISTWAKPRSIITHTTLDIRDIDSKNLGQDIPYILQSLPSTVSSSDAGNGIGYTGMRIRGLDPTQTNVLINGVPLNDAESQAVFWVDLPDLAASASEIQVQRGMGLSGAGQVAFGSSILINTNRFSTDPYLNLESTIGSFNTFKSSINAGTGLMKHHLSIQGRLSWLRSDGYIDRASAALLSGGLSISQISNKRSFRLHLFDGHEKTYQAWYGVPIQYVINGNRKFNSAGTERPGSPYENQVDDYRQTHIQFLHLEQLSNSWTLQNTLHFTPGSGYYEEYKADQIPAEYNLPGNDAKNLVRRRYLSNQFYGSIHYLEYKNKYKEIQLGTSWNHYAGRHFGRVVQINDKTLPGLENYYDQDASKWTSMVFAKAELGSKKGSLLADLQARVLSYKYSSEVSQNEQFNLVHHLFVSPKIGFTFNFDTNLQAYGFGGLAFREPNREDYVKADLNLPKPEQLQDYELGFRWNHKILTLEQNFYYMNYKNQLVPTGQLNDVGAYIRSNVPSSYRLGLETSWSFQLSQNFIINGNLNLSKNRTHQLIEYIDNWDTGVQQVRTHQDKPIAFSPSRVINLSSTIHLIKHDRATSGHILDLEPGFQSIGSQYLDGTGLPYSTLDGYNLVHSNLFYQLVKGSTPILDIRASVNNIFNTAYASNGWLYRFRSSAYNPINDDPYSEAEGENGWYHQKGLYPQAGRNFLISVRIYFNPRSKPVNN